The following coding sequences lie in one uncultured Bacteroides sp. genomic window:
- the rplX gene encoding 50S ribosomal protein L24 has translation MSKLHIKKGDTVLVNAGEDKGKTGRVLQVLVKKERAIVEGMNLVSKSTKPNAKNPQGGIVKQEASIHISNLNLVDPKSGKATRIGRKESSDGTLVRYSKKSGEEIK, from the coding sequence ATGAGTAAATTACATATTAAAAAAGGCGATACAGTTTTAGTCAATGCTGGTGAAGATAAAGGCAAAACTGGGCGTGTGCTGCAAGTTCTTGTTAAAAAAGAACGTGCAATTGTTGAAGGCATGAATTTGGTATCTAAAAGTACTAAACCAAATGCTAAAAACCCTCAAGGTGGTATTGTAAAGCAAGAAGCTTCTATACATATCTCAAATTTAAACCTTGTTGATCCGAAGAGTGGAAAGGCAACACGTATTGGGAGAAAAGAAAGTTCTGATGGAACTTTAGTGCGTTATTCTAAAAAATCAGGAGAGGAGATTAAGTAA
- the rpmD gene encoding 50S ribosomal protein L30, translating into MSTIKIKQVKSRIGAPADQKRTLDALGLRKLNRVVEHEETPSILGMVAKVKHLVTIIK; encoded by the coding sequence ATGTCAACTATTAAGATTAAACAAGTTAAAAGTAGAATTGGTGCTCCAGCTGATCAGAAGAGAACGCTTGATGCATTAGGACTTCGTAAATTGAATCGTGTGGTTGAGCACGAAGAGACTCCTTCAATTCTTGGTATGGTTGCGAAAGTTAAGCACTTGGTTACCATTATTAAGTAA
- the rplC gene encoding 50S ribosomal protein L3, which translates to MPGLLGKKIGMTSVFSADGKNVPCTVIEVGPCVVTQLKTVEKDGYEAVQVGFQEKKEKHTTKPLMGHFAKAKVTPKRHLAEFKEFESELNLGDSISVELFNDTVFVDVIATSKGKGFQGVVKRHGFGGVGQATHGQHNRLRKPGSIGACSYPAKVFKGMRMGGQMGGDRVTVQNLRVLKVIPEHNLLLIKGSVPGCKGSIVIIEK; encoded by the coding sequence ATGCCAGGATTATTAGGAAAGAAAATCGGAATGACATCCGTTTTCAGTGCCGATGGTAAAAATGTACCATGCACTGTTATCGAAGTAGGTCCTTGTGTTGTTACTCAACTGAAAACAGTTGAAAAAGATGGTTACGAAGCAGTTCAGGTGGGTTTCCAGGAAAAAAAGGAAAAACACACAACTAAACCTTTGATGGGACACTTCGCTAAAGCCAAAGTAACACCAAAGAGACACTTGGCCGAGTTCAAAGAATTTGAGAGTGAACTTAACTTAGGAGACTCAATCTCTGTAGAATTGTTTAACGATACAGTTTTTGTTGACGTTATTGCAACTTCTAAAGGTAAAGGTTTCCAGGGTGTAGTTAAAAGACACGGATTTGGTGGTGTTGGACAGGCTACTCACGGTCAGCACAATCGTTTACGTAAACCGGGTTCTATCGGTGCTTGTTCTTATCCAGCTAAAGTATTCAAAGGAATGCGTATGGGTGGACAAATGGGTGGTGACAGAGTTACCGTTCAAAATTTGCGAGTTTTAAAAGTTATTCCAGAACACAATCTTTTATTGATTAAGGGATCTGTTCCGGGATGCAAAGGTTCAATCGTAATAATTGAGAAATAA
- the rpsQ gene encoding 30S ribosomal protein S17, producing the protein MEARNLRKERTGVVLSNKMDKTVTVAAKFKEKHPIYGKFVSKTKKYHAHDEKNDCNIGDTVRISETRPLSKTKRWRVVEIIERAK; encoded by the coding sequence ATGGAAGCTAGAAATTTAAGAAAAGAAAGAACTGGGGTTGTTCTTAGCAACAAAATGGATAAAACTGTTACAGTTGCTGCAAAGTTTAAAGAAAAACACCCCATTTATGGTAAGTTCGTAAGTAAAACGAAAAAATACCATGCTCATGATGAAAAAAATGATTGTAACATTGGTGACACTGTTAGAATCAGTGAGACTCGTCCTTTGAGTAAAACAAAGAGATGGAGAGTAGTTGAAATAATTGAAAGAGCTAAGTAA
- the rpsS gene encoding 30S ribosomal protein S19, with the protein MSRSLKKGPYINIKLESKVLAMNESGKKAVVKTWARASMISPDFVGHTVAVHNGNKFIPVYITENMVGHKLGEFSPTRTFRGHAGNKKR; encoded by the coding sequence ATGAGTCGTTCATTAAAAAAAGGTCCTTATATTAATATTAAGCTTGAATCAAAAGTGCTTGCTATGAATGAGTCAGGCAAAAAAGCTGTTGTTAAGACTTGGGCTAGAGCTTCAATGATTTCGCCTGATTTTGTTGGGCATACTGTTGCAGTTCATAACGGAAATAAATTTATTCCTGTTTACATTACCGAAAACATGGTTGGACATAAGTTGGGTGAATTTTCTCCAACTCGTACTTTCAGAGGTCATGCCGGTAACAAGAAACGTTAA
- the rplV gene encoding 50S ribosomal protein L22: protein MGARKKISADKRKEALKTMYFAKLQNVPTSPRKMRLVADMIRGMEVNRALGVLKFSSKEASARVEKLLRSAIANWEQKNERKAESGELFVTKIFVDCGSMLKRMRPAPQGRGYRIRKRSNHVTLFVDSKSTNDDQN from the coding sequence ATGGGAGCAAGAAAAAAAATATCGGCTGATAAAAGAAAAGAAGCCCTTAAAACCATGTATTTTGCTAAATTGCAAAATGTTCCTACTTCACCGCGTAAGATGCGTCTTGTGGCAGATATGATCCGCGGTATGGAAGTGAACAGAGCTCTTGGCGTTTTGAAGTTTTCGTCTAAGGAAGCTTCTGCTAGAGTGGAAAAATTGTTGCGCTCTGCAATTGCTAACTGGGAACAGAAAAACGAACGTAAGGCAGAAAGCGGTGAATTGTTTGTAACAAAGATTTTTGTTGATTGTGGTTCTATGTTGAAAAGAATGAGACCAGCACCACAGGGGAGAGGTTACAGAATTCGCAAACGCTCAAATCATGTGACTTTGTTCGTTGATTCTAAGAGTACTAATGATGATCAAAATTAA
- the rplE gene encoding 50S ribosomal protein L5 — protein sequence MSNTASLKKEYAERIAPALKDQFQYSSSMQVPVLKKIVINQGLGSAVADKKIIEVAINEMTAITGQKAVATISRKDIANFKLRKKMPIGVMVTLRRERMYEFLEKLVRVALPRIRDFKGIESKFDGKGNYTLGIQEQIIFPEINIDSITKILGMNITFVTSAQSDEEGYALLKEFGLPFKNSKKD from the coding sequence ATGAGTAATACTGCTAGCCTTAAGAAAGAATATGCAGAGCGTATTGCGCCTGCATTGAAAGATCAATTTCAATATAGTTCATCTATGCAAGTTCCAGTTCTTAAAAAGATTGTTATCAATCAAGGCCTTGGATCTGCTGTAGCTGATAAGAAAATTATTGAAGTTGCAATAAATGAGATGACTGCGATTACAGGTCAGAAAGCTGTAGCAACAATTTCTCGTAAGGATATTGCAAACTTTAAGCTGCGTAAAAAAATGCCTATCGGTGTGATGGTTACTTTACGTCGTGAGAGAATGTATGAGTTCCTTGAAAAATTAGTTCGTGTAGCTCTTCCTCGTATTCGTGACTTTAAAGGAATAGAAAGTAAATTTGATGGTAAAGGTAATTATACTTTAGGTATTCAGGAACAGATTATTTTTCCTGAAATTAATATCGATAGTATTACTAAAATTTTAGGAATGAACATAACTTTTGTAACTTCAGCTCAATCTGATGAAGAAGGATATGCTTTGTTAAAAGAATTTGGTTTACCTTTTAAAAACTCTAAAAAAGACTAA
- the rplO gene encoding 50S ribosomal protein L15, whose protein sequence is MNLSNLKPAEGSTKTRKRVGRGSGSGLGGTSTRGHKGAKSRSGYSRKIGFEGGQMPLQRRVPKFGFKNINRVEYKAINLDTLQNLAEAKSLSKVGIVDFIEAGFISSNQLVKILGNGSLTNKLDVEANAFSKSAVAAIESLGGNAVKL, encoded by the coding sequence ATGAACTTAAGTAATTTAAAACCTGCAGAAGGATCCACCAAAACAAGAAAAAGAGTCGGTCGTGGCTCTGGTTCAGGCTTAGGAGGTACTTCTACAAGAGGTCACAAAGGAGCAAAATCAAGGTCTGGATATTCAAGAAAGATTGGTTTTGAAGGCGGACAGATGCCTCTCCAACGCCGTGTTCCTAAATTTGGTTTTAAGAATATAAATAGAGTGGAATATAAAGCCATAAACCTTGATACTTTACAAAATCTAGCTGAAGCTAAGAGTTTGTCAAAAGTTGGGATTGTTGACTTTATTGAAGCTGGATTTATCTCTTCAAATCAGTTGGTGAAGATTTTAGGTAATGGTAGCTTAACTAACAAACTTGATGTTGAAGCTAATGCTTTTTCAAAGAGCGCTGTTGCTGCTATTGAGTCTTTAGGTGGAAATGCTGTAAAACTCTGA
- the rplB gene encoding 50S ribosomal protein L2: MAVRKFKPTTPGQRHKIIGTYEEITASVPEKSLVFGKISSGGRNSEGKMTMRYLGGGHKKKIRIVDFKRNKDGVPAVVKTIEYDPNRSARIALLFYADGEKRYIIAPNGLQVGNTLMSGETAAPEIGNALPLQNIPVGTVIHNIELRPGQGAALVRSAGNFAQLTSREGKYCVIKLPSGEVRQILSTCKATIGSVGNSDHGLESSGKAGRSRWLGRRPRNRGVVMNPVDHPMGGGEGRASGGHPRSRKGLYAKGLKTRAPKKQSSKYIIERRKK, from the coding sequence ATGGCAGTACGTAAATTTAAGCCCACAACACCGGGGCAAAGACATAAAATTATTGGTACTTATGAGGAGATAACTGCATCAGTACCAGAAAAATCTCTTGTGTTTGGTAAGATTTCTTCTGGTGGTCGCAACAGCGAAGGAAAGATGACTATGCGCTATCTTGGTGGTGGTCATAAGAAGAAAATTAGAATTGTTGATTTCAAGAGAAATAAAGATGGTGTTCCGGCAGTAGTAAAAACAATTGAATACGATCCGAATCGTTCGGCTCGTATCGCTTTGTTATTTTATGCCGACGGTGAGAAAAGATATATTATTGCTCCCAATGGATTACAAGTAGGTAATACTCTTATGTCAGGTGAAACTGCTGCGCCAGAGATTGGCAATGCACTTCCTCTACAAAATATCCCTGTGGGTACTGTAATTCACAATATTGAATTACGTCCAGGCCAAGGCGCTGCTTTGGTTAGATCTGCAGGTAATTTTGCTCAGTTGACTTCAAGAGAAGGCAAATATTGTGTTATCAAATTGCCCTCTGGTGAAGTAAGACAAATACTTAGTACCTGTAAAGCTACTATTGGTAGTGTTGGTAACTCTGATCATGGATTGGAAAGCTCAGGTAAGGCTGGTCGTTCAAGATGGCTAGGACGTCGTCCTCGCAACCGTGGTGTTGTAATGAACCCTGTTGATCACCCAATGGGTGGTGGTGAAGGCCGCGCATCCGGAGGTCATCCAAGATCTCGTAAGGGATTGTATGCTAAGGGCTTGAAGACTAGAGCTCCAAAGAAGCAATCTTCTAAGTATATTATTGAGAGAAGAAAAAAGTAA
- the rplW gene encoding 50S ribosomal protein L23, with protein MGIIIKPLVTEKITAASEKLNRFGFIVRPEANKLEIKSAIEALYNVTVVDVNTIRYSGKNKSRYTKAGMINGKTNAYKKAVITLKEGDTIDFYSNI; from the coding sequence ATGGGAATTATTATTAAACCGTTAGTTACAGAGAAAATAACAGCTGCATCTGAAAAGTTAAATCGTTTCGGATTTATTGTGCGTCCTGAAGCTAACAAATTAGAAATTAAGAGCGCAATCGAAGCTTTGTATAATGTTACAGTTGTAGATGTAAATACAATTCGCTATTCAGGTAAAAATAAAAGTCGTTATACAAAAGCCGGAATGATCAATGGTAAAACAAATGCTTATAAAAAGGCTGTTATAACATTGAAAGAAGGGGATACTATTGATTTTTATAGCAATATTTAA
- the rplN gene encoding 50S ribosomal protein L14 — translation MIQTESRLTVCDNSGAKEVLCIRVLGGTGRRYASVGDVIVVSVKSVIPASDIKKGVVSKALIVRTKKEIRRADGSYIRFDDNACVLLNNAGEIRGSRIFGPVARELRAANMKVVSLAPEVL, via the coding sequence ATGATACAAACAGAATCCAGACTTACAGTATGTGACAACAGTGGAGCTAAAGAAGTTTTGTGCATCCGTGTGTTGGGTGGTACAGGGCGTCGTTATGCTTCTGTTGGGGATGTTATTGTAGTTTCAGTAAAAAGCGTTATCCCCGCGAGTGATATTAAAAAAGGTGTAGTGTCTAAAGCTTTGATCGTACGTACGAAAAAAGAAATCCGTCGTGCTGATGGTTCGTATATACGTTTTGATGATAATGCTTGTGTTTTGTTAAACAATGCAGGTGAAATTAGAGGAAGTAGAATCTTTGGACCGGTTGCGAGAGAACTTCGTGCTGCAAACATGAAAGTAGTATCATTAGCACCAGAGGTACTTTAA
- the rpsE gene encoding 30S ribosomal protein S5 yields MAGISNRFKISSDIELKDRLVAINRVTKVTKGGRTFSFSAIVVVGNEDGVIGWGLGKAGEVTAAIAKGVESAKKNLIKVPVLKGTVPHEQSARFGGAEVFIKPASHGTGVVAGGAMRAVLESVGVTDVLAKSKGSSNPHNLVKATIIALGEMRDARTVAQNRGISMDKVFRG; encoded by the coding sequence ATGGCAGGAATAAGTAATCGATTTAAAATATCTAGTGATATAGAGCTTAAAGACAGATTAGTTGCTATTAACCGTGTTACTAAAGTAACAAAAGGTGGTAGAACTTTCAGTTTTTCTGCAATAGTAGTTGTTGGAAACGAAGATGGTGTTATTGGTTGGGGGCTTGGTAAAGCTGGTGAAGTAACTGCAGCAATTGCTAAGGGAGTTGAATCTGCAAAGAAGAACCTAATTAAAGTGCCAGTTTTGAAAGGAACCGTTCCTCATGAACAATCTGCCAGATTTGGTGGAGCAGAAGTCTTCATCAAGCCAGCTTCTCATGGTACAGGTGTTGTTGCCGGTGGCGCAATGCGTGCAGTACTTGAAAGTGTTGGTGTAACTGATGTATTGGCTAAATCTAAAGGTTCTTCAAATCCTCACAATCTTGTTAAGGCTACAATTATTGCTTTAGGTGAGATGAGAGATGCAAGAACTGTTGCGCAGAACAGAGGTATTAGTATGGACAAAGTATTTAGAGGATAA
- the rpsC gene encoding 30S ribosomal protein S3: protein MGQKVNPISNRLGIIRGWDSNWYGGNNYGDSLLEDSKIRKYLNARLAKASVSRIVIERTLKLVTITVCTARPGIIIGKGGQEVDKLKEELKKITDKDIQINIFEVKRPELDAVIVANNIARQVEGKIAYRRAIKMAIANTMRMGAEGIKVQISGRLNGAEMARSEMYKEGRTPLHTFRADIDYCHAEALTKVGLLGVKVWICRGEIFGKKELAPNFTQSKEGGRANTGGRDGGKNFKRKKNNR, encoded by the coding sequence ATGGGACAAAAAGTTAATCCAATAAGTAACCGTTTAGGAATTATCAGAGGATGGGATTCCAATTGGTATGGTGGCAATAATTATGGTGATTCTTTGCTAGAGGATAGCAAGATTCGTAAATATCTTAATGCTAGACTAGCTAAAGCAAGTGTATCGAGAATTGTTATTGAACGTACACTTAAACTTGTGACAATAACCGTTTGTACAGCACGTCCAGGTATCATTATTGGTAAGGGAGGTCAGGAAGTTGACAAGTTAAAAGAAGAGTTGAAGAAAATTACTGATAAGGATATTCAAATTAATATCTTTGAAGTAAAAAGACCTGAGTTAGATGCTGTAATCGTAGCAAATAACATCGCTCGCCAGGTAGAAGGCAAAATTGCCTATCGCCGTGCCATTAAAATGGCTATCGCAAATACAATGCGTATGGGAGCTGAAGGTATCAAAGTGCAAATTTCAGGACGTTTGAATGGAGCTGAGATGGCTCGTTCTGAAATGTATAAAGAAGGAAGAACTCCGCTACACACCTTTAGGGCAGATATCGACTATTGTCATGCAGAAGCATTGACTAAGGTTGGACTTCTTGGTGTGAAAGTTTGGATTTGCAGAGGTGAAATTTTTGGCAAGAAAGAACTTGCTCCTAATTTTACTCAAAGCAAAGAAGGAGGCCGTGCTAATACTGGTGGTAGAGACGGTGGAAAAAACTTCAAAAGAAAGAAAAATAATCGCTAA
- the rplP gene encoding 50S ribosomal protein L16, which translates to MLQPKKTKFRRQQKGRMKGNAQRGNQLAFGSFGIKALQNKWITGRQIEAARIAVTRYMQRQGQIWIRIFPDKPITKKPAEVRMGKGKGNPEGFVAPVTPGRIMIEVEGVSYEIAKEALRLAAQKLPVTTKFIVRRDYDTQNQNA; encoded by the coding sequence ATGTTACAACCGAAAAAGACAAAATTCAGAAGACAACAAAAGGGTCGCATGAAAGGTAATGCCCAAAGAGGCAACCAACTCGCTTTTGGTTCTTTTGGTATCAAAGCTTTGCAAAATAAATGGATTACAGGTAGACAAATTGAAGCTGCCCGTATTGCTGTTACTAGATATATGCAACGTCAAGGCCAGATTTGGATCAGAATATTCCCGGATAAACCAATTACTAAAAAACCTGCAGAAGTGCGTATGGGTAAAGGTAAGGGTAATCCAGAAGGATTTGTAGCTCCTGTTACCCCTGGTAGAATTATGATTGAAGTAGAAGGTGTGTCTTATGAAATCGCCAAAGAAGCATTGCGCTTAGCAGCTCAGAAGCTTCCTGTTACTACTAAGTTTATAGTAAGACGTGATTATGATACTCAAAATCAAAATGCATAA
- the rpsH gene encoding 30S ribosomal protein S8: MTDPIADYLTRLRNAIGAKHRVVEVPASNLKKEITKILFEKGYILNYKFVEEGPQGTIKVALKYDSVNKVNAIKKLVRISSPGLRKYTGYKDMPRVINGLGIAIISTSKGVMTNKEAAELKIGGEVLCYVY; the protein is encoded by the coding sequence ATGACTGATCCAATAGCAGATTATTTAACGAGGTTGAGAAACGCAATCGGTGCTAAGCACAGAGTTGTAGAAGTTCCTGCCTCTAATCTTAAAAAGGAAATTACAAAAATTCTTTTTGAGAAGGGCTACATTCTTAATTATAAGTTTGTAGAAGAAGGACCTCAAGGCACTATCAAAGTAGCCTTGAAGTATGATTCCGTTAACAAAGTAAACGCGATCAAGAAACTGGTTAGAATATCTTCTCCAGGTTTACGTAAGTATACCGGATACAAAGACATGCCACGTGTTATTAATGGTTTGGGTATTGCTATAATATCTACTTCCAAAGGTGTAATGACAAACAAAGAGGCTGCTGAGCTAAAAATTGGCGGAGAAGTCTTGTGTTATGTATATTAA
- the rplF gene encoding 50S ribosomal protein L6 produces MSRIGKLPISIPAGVSVTLKDDVVTVKGPKGELSQYVNPLITVEVADNQILLTRKDDEKQERAFHGLYRSLINNMVIGVSEGYKKELELVGVGFRATSTGNIIEFALGYSHNIFLQLPSEIKVETKSERNKNPLIILESCDKQLLGQVCSKIRSFRKPEPYKGKGIKFVGEEIRRKSGKSAGAK; encoded by the coding sequence ATGTCTAGAATAGGAAAATTACCCATTAGTATCCCAGCAGGAGTATCAGTTACTCTGAAAGATGATGTGGTTACCGTAAAAGGACCAAAGGGAGAATTAAGTCAGTATGTTAATCCACTTATTACTGTGGAAGTAGCTGATAATCAGATTTTATTGACTCGTAAAGACGATGAAAAACAAGAAAGAGCATTTCATGGCCTTTATCGTTCTTTGATTAATAATATGGTTATTGGTGTTTCTGAAGGTTACAAGAAAGAGTTAGAGTTAGTTGGTGTAGGTTTCCGTGCTACAAGCACTGGAAATATTATTGAATTTGCTCTTGGTTATTCACATAATATTTTCTTGCAATTACCCTCAGAAATTAAAGTTGAAACAAAATCTGAAAGAAATAAGAATCCTCTTATTATTTTAGAATCTTGTGACAAACAGTTACTAGGTCAAGTTTGTTCTAAAATACGTTCTTTCCGTAAACCAGAGCCATATAAAGGTAAAGGTATTAAATTTGTTGGAGAAGAAATTCGCAGAAAGTCGGGCAAATCTGCCGGTGCTAAGTAA
- the rpmC gene encoding 50S ribosomal protein L29, whose protein sequence is MKIAEIREISTKELVEKIQAEVANYDQVVLNHSISPLDNPAQIKQLRRMIARMKTELRQRELNNK, encoded by the coding sequence ATGAAAATTGCAGAAATTAGAGAAATAAGTACCAAAGAACTGGTAGAAAAAATTCAGGCAGAAGTCGCCAACTATGATCAAGTGGTGTTGAACCATTCTATCTCTCCTTTGGATAATCCTGCACAGATAAAACAATTACGCAGGATGATTGCGCGTATGAAAACAGAATTACGCCAGAGAGAACTTAACAATAAATAA
- the rplD gene encoding 50S ribosomal protein L4 encodes MEVNVYNIKGEDTGRKVTLNESIFGIEPNDHAIYLDVKQFMANQRQGTHKSKERSELSGSTRKLKKQKGTGGARSGDIKSPVFVGGARVFGPRPRDYFFKLNKKVKTLARKSALSYKAQDNGIVVLEDFSFEAPKTKEFIALIKNLKVSDKNLLFVLSDTNKNVYLSARNVERAKVLTVAGLNTYNVLNAGALVLTESSLSAIDDILMKKEA; translated from the coding sequence ATGGAAGTTAACGTATATAACATTAAAGGTGAAGACACTGGAAGAAAGGTTACGTTAAATGAATCAATCTTCGGAATTGAGCCTAACGACCACGCTATTTATTTGGATGTAAAGCAATTTATGGCAAATCAGCGTCAGGGAACTCACAAATCAAAAGAAAGAAGTGAACTTTCAGGTAGTACTAGAAAGTTGAAAAAACAAAAAGGTACTGGCGGAGCACGTTCAGGTGATATCAAATCTCCTGTGTTTGTAGGTGGTGCAAGAGTTTTTGGTCCTAGACCAAGAGACTATTTCTTTAAGTTGAATAAGAAAGTTAAGACTTTAGCAAGAAAATCTGCTTTATCATACAAGGCTCAAGACAATGGTATTGTAGTATTAGAAGATTTTTCTTTTGAAGCTCCAAAAACTAAGGAATTTATTGCACTGATAAAAAATCTTAAAGTTTCTGATAAAAATCTGCTTTTCGTTTTATCAGATACAAATAAAAACGTATATTTGTCGGCTCGTAATGTTGAGAGAGCTAAAGTATTAACTGTCGCTGGATTAAATACTTACAATGTATTGAATGCTGGCGCATTGGTACTTACTGAAAGTTCTCTTTCTGCTATCGACGATATCTTAATGAAAAAGGAGGCTTAA
- the rpsJ gene encoding 30S ribosomal protein S10 — protein MSQKIRIKLKSYDHNLVDKSAEKIVRTVKTTGAIVSGPIPLPTHKRIFTVNRSTFVNKKSREQFQLSSFKRLIDIYSSTAKTVDALMKLELPSGVEVEIKV, from the coding sequence ATGAGCCAAAAAATTAGAATTAAATTGAAGTCTTACGATCACAACTTGGTTGACAAGTCAGCTGAGAAGATCGTAAGAACTGTGAAGACTACAGGCGCAATTGTTAGCGGCCCTATACCTCTTCCTACGCATAAGCGTATCTTTACAGTGAACCGCTCTACTTTCGTTAACAAAAAATCCAGAGAACAATTTCAGCTCTCTTCATTTAAAAGATTGATCGACATCTATAGCTCTACTGCTAAAACTGTTGATGCTTTGATGAAGTTGGAATTGCCTAGTGGAGTGGAAGTAGAAATTAAAGTTTGA
- the rplR gene encoding 50S ribosomal protein L18: MTTKIERRIKIKYRVRNKISGTTGCPRMSVFRSNKQIYVQIIDDLCGKTLASASSLGFEEKLAKKEQAAKVGEMIAKKAQEAGITTVVFDRNGYLYHGRVKEVADAARNGGLKF; this comes from the coding sequence ATGACAACAAAAATAGAAAGACGAATTAAAATAAAATACAGAGTACGTAATAAGATCTCCGGTACAACAGGATGTCCACGTATGAGTGTGTTTAGAAGTAACAAACAAATCTATGTTCAAATTATTGATGATTTGTGTGGTAAAACTTTAGCTTCAGCTTCTTCTCTTGGATTTGAAGAAAAATTGGCAAAGAAAGAGCAGGCTGCAAAGGTTGGCGAAATGATTGCTAAAAAAGCACAGGAAGCTGGAATTACAACTGTTGTGTTCGATCGTAATGGCTACTTATATCATGGGAGAGTAAAAGAGGTAGCTGATGCAGCTCGTAACGGTGGACTTAAATTTTAA
- the rpsN gene encoding 30S ribosomal protein S14 — translation MAKESMKAREVKRAKLVAKYAEKRAQLKKDGDYDALQALPKNASPVRLHNRCKLTGRPKGYIRQFGVSRIQFREMASNGLIPGVKKASW, via the coding sequence ATGGCAAAAGAATCAATGAAAGCTCGCGAAGTAAAGAGAGCAAAACTTGTAGCCAAATATGCTGAAAAGAGAGCTCAGTTGAAAAAAGACGGTGATTATGATGCGTTGCAGGCTTTGCCTAAGAATGCATCACCGGTTCGTTTGCACAATCGCTGCAAACTAACTGGTCGTCCAAAGGGCTATATTCGTCAGTTTGGCGTTTCAAGAATTCAATTTCGTGAAATGGCATCTAATGGTCTTATTCCCGGAGTTAAAAAAGCAAGCTGGTAA